Proteins encoded together in one Peribacillus asahii window:
- the phnC gene encoding phosphonate ABC transporter ATP-binding protein, whose amino-acid sequence MINIQTLKKNFNNETVLKDINLTISNGEIIALLGPSGAGKSTLLRCLNGFERPTSGVLTINGQPIPTQPKSLQAFRKNIGFIFQNFNLVNRMTVLDNALCGRLAYTSTVKSFFKIFSKEDRELAEYYLNKVGIYEYRHKRVDQLSGGQRQRVAIARSLIQQPTILLADEPVASLDPKTAHSIMNLLQRLKEEENLTLIMTLHHVELAKEYAQRIIGLNHGVIKIDALSQLISVEQLYKLYEQHENNSEQEMKVGELIASY is encoded by the coding sequence ATGATTAACATTCAAACCTTAAAAAAGAATTTTAACAATGAAACCGTACTGAAAGATATCAATCTAACTATTTCTAATGGTGAAATAATAGCTTTATTAGGTCCTAGTGGAGCTGGGAAATCTACTTTGTTAAGATGTTTAAATGGTTTTGAGCGACCAACGTCAGGAGTATTGACGATTAATGGGCAACCTATTCCAACACAACCCAAATCATTACAAGCCTTCCGGAAAAATATTGGTTTTATCTTTCAAAATTTTAATCTAGTAAATCGAATGACGGTTCTTGATAATGCCCTTTGTGGCAGACTTGCGTATACCTCGACAGTAAAATCATTTTTCAAAATATTCAGTAAAGAAGATCGTGAATTAGCCGAATATTATCTAAATAAAGTTGGTATTTATGAGTATCGGCATAAAAGAGTGGACCAATTAAGTGGCGGACAAAGACAGAGGGTAGCCATTGCGAGATCACTTATTCAACAACCAACTATTCTTCTCGCTGACGAACCTGTAGCAAGTTTAGACCCTAAAACAGCTCACTCGATTATGAATTTACTGCAACGTTTAAAAGAGGAGGAAAATCTTACTCTTATTATGACCTTGCATCATGTAGAGCTGGCAAAAGAATATGCCCAGCGAATCATTGGCTTAAATCACGGTGTAATCAAAATTGACGCTTTATCTCAGCTGATTTCGGTAGAGCAGTTGTACAAATTATATGAGCAACATGAAAATAACAGCGAACAAGAAATGAAAGTAGGTGAATTAATTGCAAGCTATTGA
- the phnD gene encoding phosphonate ABC transporter substrate-binding protein, with protein MMKKIVTAILAVICLLSVAACSQTNEANTEKQETIKMGVIPTDDNADVSAMYEPVAEYLEKETGMNVELFLANDYTAVIEAMKNDKIDIARLGAFSYILAADQTKVEPLVAEISKKTGDKFYTSLLITQNDSSIKSIKDLKGKTVAFVDPASSSGNLVPRKWLLDNGIDPDKDLKEVIYSGGHDASVLAVENNKVDAAFVAVNIYEDMKQKEMIKNTVILGESEKIPTQPIVARSALDAETIEKIRTAFIEMDKNAPEILDSFKEAQGFTSVEDNEYDGLRELAKLLNLDLSKME; from the coding sequence ATGATGAAAAAAATAGTAACTGCAATCTTAGCCGTAATCTGTTTATTAAGTGTTGCTGCTTGTAGTCAAACTAATGAAGCTAATACAGAAAAGCAAGAAACTATCAAAATGGGAGTTATTCCGACAGATGACAATGCAGATGTTTCTGCAATGTATGAACCTGTAGCAGAGTATTTAGAAAAAGAAACAGGTATGAACGTTGAATTATTTTTAGCTAATGATTATACAGCAGTTATTGAAGCGATGAAAAACGATAAAATTGATATTGCGCGCTTAGGTGCTTTCTCTTATATTTTAGCAGCAGACCAAACGAAAGTAGAACCATTAGTAGCTGAAATCAGTAAAAAAACGGGAGATAAGTTCTATACAAGCTTACTTATTACTCAAAATGATTCTAGCATTAAATCTATTAAAGATTTAAAGGGAAAAACAGTAGCTTTTGTCGACCCTGCGTCTTCTTCTGGGAATTTAGTTCCAAGAAAATGGTTATTGGACAATGGAATTGATCCAGATAAAGATTTAAAAGAAGTTATTTATAGTGGCGGACACGATGCATCTGTGCTTGCTGTAGAAAATAACAAAGTAGATGCAGCTTTTGTGGCTGTTAACATATATGAAGATATGAAACAAAAAGAGATGATAAAGAATACAGTTATTTTAGGTGAATCTGAAAAAATTCCAACTCAGCCTATTGTAGCACGCAGCGCTTTAGATGCAGAAACGATTGAAAAAATAAGAACAGCATTTATCGAGATGGATAAAAATGCTCCAGAAATTCTAGACTCCTTTAAGGAAGCTCAAGGATTTACTAGTGTAGAAGATAATGAGTATGATGGGCTACGTGAATTAGCTAAGTTATTAAACCTTGATTTAAGCAAGATGGAATAA
- a CDS encoding phosphonoacetaldehyde reductase, giving the protein MGNFYNPVKVVIDSIDVIGNMLENISDQVKNIVLLTRGGDFSDSLPAYTLVKCLERFNVKHIGIEISNPDIEDLFHYYLETKNFDFQCIIGVGGGSILDLSKSLSALTHMEIDSTTTLRAVIEQKSYVENENIVPWIGVPTTSGTGSEVTCWATIWDRARGVKLSIDCEKLYAHTAIIDSALTTTLPKKLTASTALDALCHATEAYWSKNSNEISRVYSLEAIKRIVGSLEKVLNRPNDIQLRNEIALGSLYAGLAFSNTRTTACHSISYPLTLNLGIDHGVAASLTLAKIMELNLEKIIEKDQLFEAFGVNHCKEVQQFIEHIYECVGFSSNLKDYNASPKIIESIAENAFTKGRIDNNPIALTKEDVITVLMSIFNDQGEKVK; this is encoded by the coding sequence ATGGGAAACTTCTATAATCCAGTAAAGGTAGTAATAGATAGTATCGATGTAATTGGAAATATGTTGGAAAATATTAGTGATCAAGTGAAGAATATTGTGCTTCTTACCCGAGGTGGAGATTTCTCAGATTCTCTACCTGCTTATACCTTAGTTAAGTGTCTTGAAAGATTTAACGTTAAACATATCGGAATAGAAATTTCTAATCCTGATATCGAAGATTTATTTCATTATTATTTAGAAACTAAAAACTTTGACTTCCAATGCATCATCGGTGTTGGCGGAGGGAGTATTTTAGATCTTTCGAAATCTTTGTCCGCATTAACTCATATGGAGATTGATTCTACTACTACACTTCGAGCAGTGATTGAGCAAAAAAGCTATGTAGAAAACGAAAACATCGTGCCATGGATTGGAGTACCGACTACATCAGGCACAGGTTCAGAAGTTACTTGCTGGGCTACTATTTGGGATCGAGCTAGAGGAGTGAAATTATCAATAGATTGTGAAAAGTTGTATGCACATACCGCTATTATCGATTCTGCTCTTACAACAACATTACCGAAAAAATTAACAGCTTCAACAGCACTTGACGCTTTATGTCATGCTACAGAGGCTTACTGGTCCAAGAACTCTAATGAAATATCAAGGGTATATTCTCTAGAAGCAATAAAACGTATTGTAGGCAGCTTGGAAAAAGTATTAAATCGACCTAATGATATTCAATTAAGAAATGAAATTGCTTTAGGAAGTTTATATGCTGGATTAGCTTTTAGCAATACAAGGACGACGGCATGCCATTCCATTTCTTATCCTCTTACTTTGAATCTTGGAATAGATCACGGTGTAGCGGCAAGCTTAACCCTAGCTAAAATAATGGAATTAAATCTTGAGAAAATTATTGAGAAAGATCAATTATTTGAAGCATTCGGTGTAAATCATTGTAAAGAAGTTCAACAGTTTATTGAGCATATTTATGAATGTGTTGGCTTCTCAAGTAATCTTAAAGATTACAATGCTAGTCCGAAAATTATTGAATCTATAGCTGAAAATGCTTTTACTAAAGGGCGGATAGATAATAATCCTATCGCGTTAACAAAGGAAGATGTTATAACCGTTCTTATGTCGATATTTAATGATCAAGGAGAGAAGGTAAAATGA
- a CDS encoding DeoR/GlpR family DNA-binding transcription regulator encodes MLQEHRHQKIESFLKQHKAVKAAELASLLNVSIDTVRRDLETLEKKGTVKRVHGGAILKQNNNNVLNKLFNEREVKNLENKQEVAALAVELIEEGQAIALNGGTTTIEIAKVLVEKFQRLTIITNDIRILSILGANKHFNVILSGGFFNPEEYTLYGKQCEEILANFNIDIAFITVNGLSLENGLTDFRIHEVGVIQTILSRTKYKVVVADSSKFETSSYINVCPLKEIDLIVTDRSIPSNIVEDYNKANIRILSPH; translated from the coding sequence TTGTTACAAGAACATCGGCATCAAAAAATTGAGTCTTTTTTAAAACAACACAAAGCTGTAAAAGCTGCTGAACTTGCATCATTATTAAATGTCTCTATAGATACTGTTCGCAGGGATTTAGAAACACTTGAGAAAAAAGGAACAGTAAAAAGAGTTCATGGAGGCGCTATTTTAAAACAAAATAATAATAATGTTTTAAATAAACTTTTTAATGAAAGAGAAGTCAAAAATTTAGAAAACAAACAAGAAGTTGCTGCATTAGCAGTTGAATTGATTGAAGAAGGACAAGCAATTGCTCTCAACGGCGGGACAACTACAATTGAGATAGCAAAAGTATTAGTAGAAAAATTTCAGAGATTAACGATTATTACAAATGATATTCGTATTTTAAGTATTCTTGGAGCTAATAAACATTTCAACGTTATCCTTTCTGGTGGTTTTTTTAATCCAGAAGAGTACACCCTATACGGAAAACAATGTGAAGAAATTCTTGCCAATTTTAATATTGATATCGCTTTTATTACTGTAAATGGATTATCACTTGAAAACGGTTTAACAGATTTTAGAATTCACGAAGTAGGCGTTATCCAAACGATTCTCTCACGAACAAAATATAAAGTTGTAGTAGCAGATTCATCAAAATTTGAAACATCCTCTTATATTAATGTTTGTCCATTAAAGGAAATTGATCTTATCGTTACGGATCGTTCAATCCCTTCAAATATAGTAGAAGATTATAACAAGGCTAATATTCGAATCCTTTCCCCGCACTAA
- the cls gene encoding cardiolipin synthase, which translates to MSITSIFLILILILNLLFATIVIFIERREPSTTWAWLLVLYFLPVAGFVLYLLFGRTLRRSHLFYWEDKKKIGIEKILDQQLTGLTNNQFLFRNDSTRDYRDLIYMHLWTNDAVLTEDNEVSIFTDGKQKFEQLFKDIAQAKNHIHIQYYIIQNDCLGKRFIEALTAKVKEGVKVRVLYDDLGSRTLKKKFFKEFREAGGRVEVFFPSKVKFFNPRLNFRNHRKLVIIDGKIGYVGGFNVGDEYLGLVQKFGYWRDTHLRIEGSAVYAIQTRFILDWNQASKHHDIVYQPNYFPVLEPNGSIGLQIVTSGPDSEWEQIKNGYIKLITSAKKSILIQTPYFIPDSSLLDALRIASLSGISVKLMIPNKPDHVFVYWATTYYAGELLKTGAQVYIYDNGFIHAKMIVVDEEVSSVGTANIDVRSFKLNFEVNAFIYDESIAQTLTDVFYKDIEVSTELTRELYEKRSKKIRMKESLSRLLSPIL; encoded by the coding sequence ATGTCAATTACATCGATTTTCCTTATTTTAATTCTCATTTTAAATCTTTTGTTTGCGACGATTGTTATTTTTATTGAAAGAAGAGAGCCGAGTACAACATGGGCTTGGTTATTAGTGTTATATTTTTTACCTGTTGCTGGCTTTGTTCTTTACCTTTTATTTGGACGCACATTACGCCGTTCCCATTTATTTTATTGGGAGGATAAGAAGAAAATTGGAATTGAAAAGATTTTAGATCAACAGTTAACGGGCTTGACAAATAATCAGTTTTTATTTAGGAATGATTCAACTAGAGACTATCGCGATTTAATTTATATGCATTTATGGACAAATGATGCCGTGTTAACGGAAGATAATGAAGTTTCAATTTTTACGGATGGTAAGCAAAAGTTCGAGCAATTGTTTAAAGATATTGCGCAAGCGAAAAATCATATACATATTCAGTATTATATTATTCAAAATGATTGCTTAGGGAAGCGGTTTATTGAAGCGTTAACAGCTAAGGTTAAAGAAGGGGTTAAAGTTCGTGTATTATATGATGATTTGGGATCACGAACGTTGAAGAAGAAGTTTTTTAAAGAGTTCCGCGAAGCCGGTGGACGAGTGGAAGTGTTCTTTCCGTCTAAAGTAAAGTTTTTTAATCCGCGTCTTAATTTTCGTAATCACCGGAAATTAGTCATTATTGATGGGAAAATTGGCTATGTGGGAGGCTTTAATGTAGGGGATGAGTATTTAGGATTAGTTCAAAAATTCGGCTACTGGCGTGATACCCATTTACGGATAGAGGGTTCAGCGGTATATGCGATTCAAACTCGGTTTATTCTCGATTGGAATCAAGCGTCTAAACATCATGATATTGTGTATCAACCAAATTATTTTCCTGTGCTTGAACCAAATGGCTCTATCGGTTTACAAATTGTCACAAGCGGCCCAGACTCAGAATGGGAACAAATTAAAAACGGTTATATTAAATTAATTACATCGGCGAAAAAGTCGATTTTGATTCAAACGCCATACTTTATTCCAGATTCCAGCTTGTTAGATGCACTAAGAATTGCGAGCCTTTCAGGAATTAGCGTGAAGCTTATGATTCCGAATAAGCCAGATCATGTGTTTGTATATTGGGCGACGACATATTATGCAGGGGAATTATTAAAGACTGGAGCACAAGTATATATTTACGATAACGGTTTTATTCATGCCAAAATGATTGTAGTAGATGAAGAAGTTTCATCGGTTGGCACAGCCAATATTGATGTAAGAAGCTTTAAATTGAATTTTGAAGTCAATGCCTTCATTTATGATGAAAGTATTGCCCAGACGCTGACCGACGTTTTTTATAAAGATATCGAAGTGTCCACAGAGTTAACGAGGGAATTGTATGAAAAACGTTCTAAAAAAATCCGTATGAAGGAATCGTTATCGAGATTATTATCGCCAATATTATAA
- a CDS encoding sulfite exporter TauE/SafE family protein has protein sequence MDIGFMIVIFLIGFIGSYLSGMVGIGGSIIKYPMLLYIPPLFGIAAFSAHEVSGISAVQVLFATIGGVWVYRKGGYLNKTLIGYMGISILLGSFIGSYGSRWMSESGINVIYGILALIAAVMMFIPKKNIDDQSFDQVTFNKWLATGLAFIVGIGSGIVGAAGSFLLVPIMLTVLKIPTRMTIASSLAITFISSIGSTVGKVSTGQVDLYPAVIMIIASLLASPLGAKAGKKMNTKVLQVLLALLISATAIKIWLDIV, from the coding sequence ATGGATATAGGATTTATGATTGTTATTTTTCTAATTGGATTTATCGGCTCCTATCTTTCAGGGATGGTTGGAATCGGCGGGTCCATCATTAAGTATCCGATGCTGCTCTATATTCCTCCTCTATTTGGCATTGCAGCATTTAGCGCCCATGAAGTATCCGGTATTAGTGCCGTACAAGTATTGTTTGCCACGATTGGCGGTGTTTGGGTTTATCGAAAAGGCGGCTATTTAAATAAAACACTCATCGGCTATATGGGAATTAGTATTTTATTAGGAAGCTTCATTGGAAGCTATGGATCACGCTGGATGTCCGAATCGGGGATTAACGTCATTTATGGCATTCTTGCCTTGATTGCTGCTGTCATGATGTTTATACCGAAGAAGAATATAGACGACCAATCATTTGATCAAGTTACATTTAATAAATGGCTAGCAACAGGATTGGCGTTTATTGTTGGAATTGGTTCAGGAATTGTCGGTGCCGCAGGTTCTTTCTTACTTGTGCCGATTATGTTGACCGTGTTAAAAATTCCGACAAGGATGACGATTGCTTCTTCCTTAGCGATTACGTTTATTTCATCTATTGGCTCAACAGTTGGTAAAGTATCTACCGGACAAGTGGATTTATATCCAGCTGTTATTATGATTATTGCAAGCTTACTTGCCTCTCCGCTTGGTGCAAAAGCAGGTAAAAAAATGAATACAAAGGTTTTGCAAGTGCTCCTTGCGCTCTTAATTTCCGCGACAGCAATAAAAATATGGCTCGATATTGTGTGA
- a CDS encoding MBL fold metallo-hydrolase, with amino-acid sequence MTYQPMTAKEVTKKIFNKEPLFILDVRNASDFEDWKVEGANFAHLNIPYFDLLDGVEELLPKLPTDQDILVVCAKEGSSVMVADMLSEAGRDVSYLQGGMKAWSEHLEPVRVGDLKDGGEIYQFVRIGKGCLSYMVISDGEAAVIDATRMTDVFLHFAKEKQATIKHVFDTHLHADHISGGRVIAKETGANYWLPPKDAAEVTFDYNKLEGGHEVMIGSTAISIEALYSPGHTIGSTSFVVDNTYLLSGDILFIDSIGRPDLAGLADDWVGDLRETLYKRYRALSDELLVLPAHFMIVSELNEDGTVSEKLGKLFAENHGLNIEDEAIFRSVVSENLPPQPNAYQQIREVNMGKITPDEEEQREMEIGPNRCAVR; translated from the coding sequence ATGACTTATCAACCAATGACAGCTAAGGAAGTAACGAAAAAGATTTTTAATAAAGAGCCACTTTTTATTTTAGATGTACGAAATGCAAGTGATTTTGAAGATTGGAAAGTGGAAGGAGCTAATTTCGCACATTTAAATATTCCTTACTTTGACTTATTAGACGGAGTAGAAGAATTACTGCCGAAGCTTCCGACTGATCAAGACATTCTAGTTGTTTGTGCCAAAGAAGGATCTTCGGTTATGGTAGCTGACATGCTTTCTGAAGCTGGGCGAGATGTTAGCTATTTACAGGGTGGTATGAAAGCGTGGAGTGAACATTTAGAACCGGTGCGGGTTGGGGATTTAAAAGACGGTGGCGAGATTTATCAATTCGTTCGTATTGGAAAAGGCTGTCTTTCTTATATGGTCATTTCAGATGGTGAAGCTGCTGTGATTGATGCGACAAGAATGACGGATGTGTTCCTTCATTTTGCTAAAGAAAAACAAGCAACTATTAAGCATGTATTTGACACACATTTACATGCAGACCATATTTCTGGCGGCCGAGTCATTGCGAAAGAAACAGGTGCGAATTATTGGTTACCTCCAAAAGATGCGGCTGAGGTAACGTTTGACTATAACAAGCTTGAAGGCGGCCATGAAGTAATGATTGGAAGTACAGCTATTTCAATTGAAGCACTATACTCTCCAGGGCATACAATTGGTTCTACTTCCTTTGTAGTCGATAACACATATTTATTATCAGGAGATATCCTTTTCATTGATTCGATTGGTCGTCCTGATTTAGCAGGCTTAGCAGACGATTGGGTGGGGGATTTACGTGAAACATTATATAAACGTTACCGTGCACTATCGGATGAGTTACTTGTTCTACCAGCTCATTTCATGATTGTGAGCGAGCTTAATGAAGATGGTACGGTTTCTGAGAAGTTAGGCAAACTATTTGCTGAAAATCATGGATTAAATATTGAAGATGAAGCAATATTCCGAAGCGTTGTATCGGAGAATCTTCCACCACAACCAAATGCGTATCAACAAATTCGTGAAGTCAATATGGGGAAAATTACACCGGATGAAGAAGAGCAAAGAGAAATGGAGATTGGCCCTAATCGCTGTGCTGTAAGATAA
- a CDS encoding sulfurtransferase TusA family protein, with protein sequence MAIQTNVTLDATGLACPMPIVKTKKAMNAMEPGQVLEVLATDKGSKADLQAWAASSGHQYIGIIEEGSVLKHYLRKSNGEEETEKKHPYVISNEGLAEKLHDSSVIIVDVREAAEYAFTHIPGAVSIPLGDLEKEASSLNKEAEIYVVCRTGNRSDLAAQQLAKQGFHNVINVVPGMSQWTGATESL encoded by the coding sequence ATGGCTATTCAAACAAATGTAACACTTGATGCAACCGGATTAGCTTGTCCAATGCCCATCGTGAAAACGAAAAAAGCGATGAATGCGATGGAACCAGGACAAGTTTTAGAAGTGCTAGCGACAGATAAAGGATCTAAAGCAGATTTACAGGCTTGGGCTGCTAGCAGCGGGCATCAATATATTGGAATCATTGAAGAAGGTTCAGTATTAAAGCATTATTTACGTAAGTCTAACGGAGAAGAAGAAACAGAGAAAAAACATCCTTATGTAATTTCAAATGAAGGGTTGGCTGAGAAGTTACATGATTCTTCCGTCATTATTGTAGATGTTCGTGAAGCAGCAGAGTATGCATTTACTCATATACCTGGTGCTGTATCTATTCCGCTAGGAGATTTAGAAAAAGAAGCATCTTCTTTAAATAAAGAGGCTGAAATTTATGTGGTATGTCGTACCGGAAACCGAAGTGATTTGGCGGCTCAACAATTAGCGAAACAAGGCTTTCACAATGTTATAAATGTCGTGCCTGGAATGAGTCAATGGACGGGGGCAACGGAATCGTTATAA
- a CDS encoding rhodanese-like domain-containing protein — protein MKTISAEEVKSLLEKGEQLHLIDVREATEVAEGKIPTALHIPLGLLEFRLQDLDKVKEYIMVCRSGGRSAQAALFLEHQGFKVINMDGGMLAWDGDVE, from the coding sequence ATGAAAACTATTTCAGCGGAAGAAGTGAAGTCTCTTTTAGAAAAAGGGGAACAACTACATTTAATTGATGTACGTGAAGCAACGGAAGTGGCAGAGGGAAAAATTCCTACAGCTCTTCATATTCCCCTTGGTTTATTAGAATTTCGTCTTCAAGATTTAGATAAAGTGAAAGAATATATTATGGTTTGTCGTTCGGGTGGACGCAGTGCTCAAGCTGCATTATTTCTAGAACACCAAGGATTTAAGGTGATAAACATGGATGGCGGCATGCTTGCTTGGGACGGAGATGTAGAATAA
- a CDS encoding DsrE/DsrF/DrsH-like family protein encodes MTEKKKTTIVLFSGDYDKAMAAYIIANGAAAYDHEVTIFHTFWGLNALRKEEEVKVNKGFIEKIFAKMMPRGADKMGISKMNFAGFGPKMIKHVMAKHNTMTLPQLIEMAQEQDVKLVACTMTMDLLGLQQEELLEGIEYAGVAAYLADAEEGHVNLFI; translated from the coding sequence GTGACTGAAAAGAAAAAAACAACGATTGTCTTGTTTAGTGGAGATTACGACAAAGCGATGGCAGCTTATATTATTGCGAATGGAGCAGCGGCTTATGATCATGAAGTGACAATTTTTCATACATTTTGGGGATTGAACGCGCTTCGTAAAGAGGAAGAAGTGAAAGTAAATAAAGGATTTATTGAAAAGATATTTGCAAAAATGATGCCGCGTGGGGCAGATAAAATGGGCATCTCTAAAATGAATTTTGCAGGATTCGGTCCAAAAATGATTAAACATGTAATGGCAAAGCATAACACGATGACTTTACCACAATTAATTGAAATGGCTCAGGAGCAAGACGTCAAGTTAGTAGCTTGTACGATGACGATGGATTTGCTTGGCTTACAGCAAGAAGAATTGTTAGAAGGCATTGAGTATGCAGGAGTAGCTGCCTATTTAGCCGATGCGGAAGAGGGACATGTCAATTTATTTATTTAA
- a CDS encoding sulfurtransferase TusA family protein: MKVDKFLDAKSLACPMPIVRAKKAIQELEEGEILEVHTTDKGSKNDFAAWTKSTGHELIEVTEENDVIQFLIKKR, translated from the coding sequence ATGAAAGTAGATAAATTTTTAGATGCAAAAAGTTTAGCATGTCCAATGCCAATTGTTCGAGCAAAAAAAGCGATTCAAGAGTTAGAAGAAGGAGAAATTCTTGAAGTGCATACAACGGATAAAGGATCAAAAAATGACTTTGCAGCTTGGACTAAATCAACGGGTCACGAATTAATAGAAGTAACAGAAGAGAATGATGTAATTCAATTTTTAATTAAAAAGCGTTAA
- a CDS encoding metal-sensitive transcriptional regulator encodes MEYDAQVKNRVKRIEGQLRGILKMMEENKDCKDVVTQLSATRSAIDRTIGVIVSSNLVECVRMANETGDKNPEELVKEAVNLLVKSR; translated from the coding sequence ATGGAATATGATGCTCAAGTGAAAAATCGAGTCAAGCGAATTGAAGGTCAGCTTCGCGGTATTCTGAAAATGATGGAAGAGAATAAAGACTGTAAAGATGTTGTAACACAGCTTTCAGCCACACGTTCTGCAATCGATCGTACAATTGGTGTAATTGTTAGTTCTAATCTTGTGGAATGTGTTCGTATGGCAAATGAAACAGGTGATAAAAATCCTGAAGAGCTTGTCAAAGAGGCAGTAAATCTACTTGTGAAAAGTAGATAA